One Mangifera indica cultivar Alphonso chromosome 4, CATAS_Mindica_2.1, whole genome shotgun sequence genomic region harbors:
- the LOC123213061 gene encoding probable galacturonosyltransferase-like 9: MVGFRLKTTVSFLLVCLVFPQFCLGIRSIQSRGINGGDLWGFDRFAEAPDYRNGRDCQFPASEKEFGLKPSSCDATLVHIAMTLDSEYIRGSIAAVHSVIKHASCPGNIFFHFISAEFDPATPRVLTRLVRSTFPSLKFKVYIFREDTVINLISSSIREALENPLNYARNYLGDILDTCVDRVIYLDSDLVLVDDIHKLWNITLTGSKIIGAPEYCHANFTKYFTDDFWFDPELSRVFESRKPCYFNTGVMVMDLVKWREGNYRRRIEHWMEIQRKKRIYELGSLPPFLLVFGGNLEAIDHRWNQHGLGGDNVKDSCRSLHPGSVSLLHWSGKGKPWVRLDARKPCPLDHLWEPYDLYKRNNIVAKDQPSLVFSSSS, from the coding sequence ATGGTCGGTTTCCGACTTAAAACTACCGTTTCATTTCTCCTTGTTTGTTTAGTATTTCCACAGTTTTGTCTCGGGATTCGTTCTATTCAGAGCAGAGGCATTAACGGCGGAGATTTGTGGGGGTTTGATCGATTCGCTGAGGCGCCGGACTACCGTAACGGGAGAGACTGCCAGTTCCCAGCGAGTGAGAAGGAGTTCGGATTGAAGCCCTCATCGTGTGACGCCACTTTAGTTCACATCGCAATGACTCTAGATTCCGAGTATATACGTGGCTCCATCGCAGCTGTCCATTCTGTTATCAAACACGCTTCTTGTCCAGGAAACATATTCTTCCATTTCATATCTGCTGAGTTCGACCCGGCGACTCCCCGAGTCTTGACTCGACTCGTCCGATCCACGTTCCCTTCTCTCAAGTTCAAAGTGTACATCTTCCGCGAAGATACGGTGATAAATCTGATATCATCTTCAATTCGTGAAGCTTTAGAAAACCCACTGAACTACGCAAGAAACTACCTTGGTGACATCCTGGACACCTGCGTCGACCGAGTCATTTACCTTGACTCAGACCTCGTACTGGTCGACGACATTCACAAACTCTGGAACATAACCTTAACTGGGTCAAAAATAATCGGCGCACCGGAATATTGTCACGCGAATTTCACTAAATACTTCACCGACGATTTCTGGTTTGACCCGGAGTTGTCACGTGTGTTCGAGTCGAGAAAGCCTTGCTATTTCAACACGGGTGTGATGGTGATGGATTTAGTGAAGTGGCGAGAAGGAAATTACAGGAGAAGAATAGAGCACTGGATGGAAATACAGAGGAAAAAGAGGATTTATGAGCTGGGTTCTCTGCCTCCATTTTTACTGGTATTTGGTGGTAATTTAGAGGCTATTGATCACCGCTGGAACCAGCACGGACTTGGCGGTGATAATGTCAAGGACAGCTGTCGGTCATTGCATCCCGGTTCTGTTAGCTTGTTACATTGGAGCGGAAAGGGTAAGCCTTGGGTTAGACTTGACGCGCGAAAGCCATGCCCTCTTGATCATCTATGGGAACCGTATGATCTTTACAAGCGTAATAATATAGTGGCCAAAGATCAGCCTTCTTTGGTGTTTTCTTCTTCTAGTTAG
- the LOC123214394 gene encoding pyruvate dehydrogenase E1 component subunit alpha-1, mitochondrial-like, whose translation MALSRFTSSPSVCSSTLLKPLTTAFFLRRSISSDTTPLTIETSVPFTAHQCEAPSRSVETSPKELLSFFRDMALMRRMEIASDSLYKAKLVRGFCHLYDGQEAVAVGMGAAITKKDCIITAYRDHCTFVARGGTLLQVFSELMGRKDGCSKGKGGSMHFYKKDSGFYGGHGIVGAQIPLGCGLAFAQKYSKDETVTFALYGDGAANQGQLFEALNIAALWDLPAILVCENNHYGMGTAEWRAAKSPAYYKRGDYVPGLKVDGMDALAVKQACKFAKEHALKNGPLILEMDTYRYHGHSMSDPGSTYRTRDEISGVRQERDPIERIRKLILSHDLATEKELKDTEKEVRKEVDEAIAQAKECPMPEPSELFTNVYVKGFGTVAHGPDRKEFKGVLP comes from the exons ATGGCTCTATCACGCTTCACGTCATCACCCTCAGTTTGTTCTTCAACTCTCCTTAAACCTCTTACCACCGCCTTTTTCCTCCGCCGTTCGATCTCCAGCGATACCACGCCTCTCACCATAGAGACCTCCGTCCCTTTCACCGCACACCAATGCGAAGCGCCTTCCCGCTCCGTTGAAACCTCTCCTAAAGAACTCCTCTCCTTCTTCCGCGACATGGCTCTCATGCGTCGGATGGAGATCGCCTCCGATTCTCTCTACAAGGCAAAGCTTGTCCGTGGATTCTGCCACTTGTACGACGGACAAGAAGCCGTGGCCGTGGGCATGGGAGCTGCCATCACTAAAAAGGATTGCATCATAACTGCTTATCGTGATCACTGCACGTTTGTGGCCCGCGGTGGGACGCTGCTACAGGTTTTTTCAGAGCTGATGGGGAGAAAGGATGGTTGTTCCAAGGGAAAGGGAGGTTCTATGCATTTTTACAAGAAGGATTCCGGTTTTTATGGAGGCCACGGGATCGTTGGGGCACAGATTCCGTTAGGATGCGGGTTGGCTTTTGCGCAGAAGTACTCCAAGGATGAAACGGTGACATTTGCGCTGTACGGTGACGGTGCGGCCAACCAGGGGCAGTTGTTCGAGGCACTTAATATTGCTGCTCTTTGGGATCTGCCAGCGATTTTGGTCTGCGAGAATAACCACT ATGGAATGGGGACAGCCGAGTGGAGAGCAGCAAAGAGTCCGGCCTACTACAAGCGTGGGGACTATGTTCCTGGTTTGAAG GTGGATGGCATGGATGCCCTTGCTGTGAAGCAAGCCTGCAAGTTTGCTAAGGAGCATGCTTTGAAGAATGGACCTCTT ATTCTTGAAATGGACACATACAGATATCATGGTCATTCCATGTCTGACCCAGGGAGCACCTACCGCACACGTGATGAGATTTCTGGTGTGAGACAG GAGCGTGATCCGattgaaagaataagaaagTTGATACTATCACATGACCTAGCTACTGAAAAAGAACTAAAG gATACCGAGAAGGAAGTAAGAAAAGAAGTAGATGAAGCGATTGCTCAAGCCAAG GAATGTCCCATGCCAGAGCCTTCTGAACTTTTTACGAATGTTTATGTGAAGGGTTTTGGAACTGTG GCACACGGACCAGATAGGAAAGAATTTAAAGGCGTGCTTCCTTAA
- the LOC123214439 gene encoding DExH-box ATP-dependent RNA helicase DExH15 chloroplastic — MNSLSSISSLKTFSFFSLSTSKPSSSFKFHSLSQTLDFCILKQLSLPNLIQFQASYNGPKSVISAGPKFSAADGEEEEEIDYNEDDDDDDEEEEVADEYDDISGGISDEFQQSEDEFETSVDSTDTSTRRGEFKWQRVEKLCNEVKEFGDELIDVDELASVYDFRIDKFQRSAIEAFLSGYSVVVSAPTSSGKTLIAEAAAVATVARGRRIFYTTPLKALSNQKFREFRESFGDNNVGLLTGDSAVNREAQILIMTTEILRNMLYQSVGMVSSESGLFKVDVIVLDEVHYLSDISRGTVWEEIIIYCPKEVQIICLSATVANADELAGWIGQIHGQTELVTSSKRPVPLTWHFSTKNALLPLLDEKGKHMNRKLSLNYLQVLASEGKSYRDDGSRRRNSRKRRGDMSSSNISASEQPKLSKNDMNTIRRSQVPQVVDTLWHLRARDMLPAIWFIFNRRGCDAAVQYLEDCNLLDDCEVSEVELALKRFRILYPDALRETAVKGLLKGVAAHHAGCLPIWKSFIEELFQKGLVKVVFATETLAAGINMPARTAVISSLSKRIASGRIQLASNELLQMAGRAGRRGIDEMGHVVLVQTPYEGAEECCKLLFAGVEPLVSQFTASYGMVLNLLAGAKVIHRSNESDNTKALQAGRTLEEARKLVEQSFGNYVGSNVMLAAKEELAKIQKEIEMLTSEISDDAIDRKSKRLLSEAAYKEIVDLQEELKAEKRLRTELRRRMELKRFSALKGLLREFENGHLPFLCLQYKDSEGVEHSVPAVYLGKLDSLDSPKLKNMVSSDDSFALNIVEIQTSGDEFETQDVESSYYVALGSDNSWYLFTEKWVKTVYKIGFPNVALAQGDALPRETMRLLLDKGDMRWEKLAVSESGGLWCMEGSLETWSWSLNVPVLNSLSEDDEVLHMSQEYHDAVENYKQQRTKVARLKKMIARTEAFKEYKKILDTVKFTDEKIKRLKARSKRLLKRIEQIEPSGWKEFLRISNVIHEIRVLDINTLVIFPLGETAAAIRGENELWLAMILRNKILLDLKPAQLAAVCSSLVSEGIKVRSWKNNSYIYEPSSTVINVINFLEDQRSSLLQLQEKHEVEIPCCLDSQFTGMVEAWASGLTWREMMMDCALDDGDLARLLRRTIDLLAQIPKLPDVDPLLQKNAMAASDVMDRPPISELAG; from the exons ATGAACTCTCTCTCCAGTATCTCCTCTCTGAAAACGTTTTCATTCTTCTCGTTGTCAACATCAAAaccttcctcttctttcaaattTCACTCTTTATCTCAAACCCTAGACTTTTGCATCCTTAAACAGCTTTCCTTaccgaatttaattcaatttcaagcCTCCTACAATGGCCCAAAGTCAGTCATCTCGGCAGGGCCCAAGTTCTCAGCTGCCGATGgcgaagaagaagaggaaatagATTATAACgaagatgacgatgatgatgatgaagaagaagaagtcgCCGACGAATATGACGATATTTCTGGTGGAATCTCGGATGAATTCCAACAAAGTGAAGATGAATTCGAAACTTCTGTGGACTCAACAGACACCTCGACTCGGCGCGGGGAGTTCAAGTGGCAGAGAGTAGAAAAGCTGTGTAATGAAGTTAAAGAGTTCGGTGACGAATTGATTGACGTTGACGAACTTGCTTCTGTTTACGATTTTCGCATCGACAAATTTCAG CGGTCGGCAATTGAAGCTTTCTTGAGCGGCTATTCAGTGGTGGTTTCTGCGCCCACAAGCAGTGGAAAAACTTTGATTGCTGAAGCTGCTGCAGTTGCCACAGTAGCGAGAGGACGCCGGATCTTCTATACCACCCCGCTTAAGGCATTGTCTAATCAGAAGTTTCGAGAGTTTCG GGAGTCATTTGGTGATAATAATGTTGGTCTTCTTACGGGAGATTCTGCAGTCAACCGAGAAGCTCAGATTTTAATTATGACTACTGAGATTTTGCGTAACATGTTGTATCAGAG TGTTGGGATGGTTTCTTCTGAGAGTGGACTGTTCAAGGTTGATGTGATAGTTTTGGATGAAGTTCATTATTTAAGTGATATATCTCGGGGTACAGTGTGGGAGGAGATA ATTATTTATTGCCCAAAAGAAGTTCAAATCATATGCCTGTCAGCAACAGTTGCAAATGCAGATGAGTTAGCTGGCTGGATTGGTCAG ATACACGGTCAAACTGAGTTAGTGACATCATCTAAGCGACCAGTTCCCTTGACTTGGCACTTCTCTACCAAAAATGCTTTATTACCTCTTCTTGATGAGAAAGGAAAACACATGAATAG GAAGCTGTCACTCAATTATTTACAAGTTTTGGCTTCAGAAGGTAAATCGTACAGGGACGATGGATCTAGAAGAAGGAATTCCAGGAAACGCAGAGGTGACATGAGCAGCAGTAACATTAGTGCCTCTGAACAACCCAAACTTTCAAAGAATGACATGAACACAATTCGTCGTTCACAG GTTCCTCAAGTTGTTGATACATTATGGCACCTTAGGGCAAGGGATATGCTGCCAgcaatttggtttatttttaacAGAAGAGGATGTGATGCAGCAGTCCAATACCTTGAAGATTGTAATTTATTAGATGACTGTGAGGTGAGTGAAGTTGAATTGGCCTTGAAGAGGTTTCGCATTCTGTATCCTGATGCTCTCAGGGAGACTGCTGTGAAAGGACTTCTAAAAGGGGTTGCAGCACATCATGCTGGCTGTCTTCCTATATGGAAATCATTTATTGAAGAGCTTTTTCAGAAAGGGCTTGTTAAAGTTGTCTTTGCTACAGAAACACTTGCCGCTGGAATCAACATGCCTGCTAGGACGGCTGTTATTTCGTCTCTCAGCAAAAGGATTGCTAGTGGAAGGATCCAATTAGCCTCAAATGAACTACTTCAGATGGCAGGACGTGCTGGACGTAGAGGCATTGATGAAATGGGTCATGTTGTTCTGGTTCAGACCCCTTATGAAGGTGCTGAAGAGTGCTGTAAGCTATTGTTTGCTGGAGTTGAACCTCTTGTGTCACAATTCACTGCTTCTTATGGAATGGTGCTCAATCTTCTTGCGGGTGCAAAAGTTATTCATCGATCGAATGAATCAGATAACACGAAAGCTTTACAAGCAGGCAGGACTTTGGAAGAAGCTAGGAAATTAGTTGAGCAAAGTTTTGGAAACTATGTTGGCAGCAATGTAATGCTTGCTGCAAAAGAGGAGCTTGCTAAAATACAGAAAGAGATTGAAATGCTGACCTCAGAAATTAGTGATGATGCTATAGACAGGAAAAGTAAGAGACTTTTGTCAGAGGCTGCATATAAGGAGATTGTGGATCTACAGGAAGAGTTAAAGGCAGAAAAACGCCTTCGAACTGAACTACGTAGAAGAATGGAATTGAAGAGATTCTCTGCTCTTAAAGGTCTTTTAAGGGAATTTGAAAATGGTCACTTACCCTTTTTGTGCTTACAATACAAGGATTCTGAAGGAGTTGAACACTCGGTCCCTGCTGTATATTTGGGGAAGTTAGACTCACTTGATAGTCCAAAACTTAAGAACATGGTTTCTTCTGATGATTCTTTTGCTCTAAATATAGTAGAGATTCAGACAAGTGGTGATGAGTTTGAAACTCAAGATGTTGAATCATCTTATTATGTGGCTCTTGGTTCAGATAACTCTTGGTATTTATTTACTGAGAAGTGGGTTAAAACTGTATACAAGATAGGCTTTCCTAATGTTGCTTTAGCCCAGGGAGATGCTTTGCCACGGGAGACAATGAGGTTACTTCTGGATAAGGGGGATATGCGCTGGGAAAAGCTTGCTGTTTCTGAATCTGGTGGTTTATGGTGCATGGAAGGATCTTTAGAGACATGGTCTTGGAGTTTAAATGTGCCTGTTTTGAATAGTCTTTCTGAAGATGATGAAGTGTTACACATGTCACAGGAGTACCATGATGCTGTTGAAAACTACAAGCAACAAAGAACCAAAGTAGCAcgtttaaagaaaatgatagcACGCACAGAAGCCTTTAAAGAGTACAAGAAGATCTTAGACACTGTTAAGTTTACTGATGAAAAGATAAAACGCCTGAAGGCTAGATCAAAGCGTTTGCTCAAAAGAATTGAGCAAATAGAACCATCTGGTTGGAAAGAGTTTTTGAGGATCAGCAATGTCATACATGAAATTAGGGTATTGGATATTAATACTCTTGTAATTTTTCCATTGGGTGAAACTGCAGCTGCAATTCGAGGAGAAAATGAACTCTGGCTTGCAATGATtcttagaaacaaaattttgcTAGATTTGAAGCCTGCTCAACTTGCTGCTGTATGTTCAAGTTTAGTCTCTGAAGGGATCAAAGTCCGTTCTTGGAAAAATAACAGCTACATATATGAACCTTCTTCTACTGTTATCAATGTGATTAATTTTTTGGAGGACCAGAGAAGTTCCCTATTGCAACTGCAAGAAAAGCATGAGGTAGAGATACCTTGTTGTTTAGATAGCCAATTTACTGGCATGGTAGAAGCCTGGGCCTCTGGTCTGACTTGGAGGGAGATGATGATGGATTGTGCCTTGGATGATGGGGATTTGGCTCGCCTATTGAGACGAACAATTGACCTATTGGCTCAGATTCCTAAGTTGCCTGATGTGGATCCACTGCTACAGAAGAATGCAATGGCTGCCTCTGATGTAATGGATCGTCCACCAATAAGTGAGCTAGCTGGATAA